Proteins encoded in a region of the Stieleria neptunia genome:
- a CDS encoding DUF1501 domain-containing protein: MIHHDCDDCGSEEIGLPQGRRSFMRMGLAGMASISLPGILRLRAASANESVDQDPKQRSAVIMVWKPGGCSHIDTYDPKPLATSEYRGPFGTIPTKVPGMQFTELLPRQAAIADKFTVLRSMYQGAGGHPAGSMQLLSGDSDTRDKPKPRLPDWMSVANYLRSLEGPRTNPLPAYVGINPPTTYNGPAYLGDAYSPFSVTGDPNAPNFVVPNIGLSDKREVERLKRRTTLRQNLDTLHRAFDTYGELGALDQFEAQALTLLTNPKTKEAFDLTREDDKTRDRYGRNTWGQQLLLARRLVEAGVDVLTTSLRGPLCGRVNNWDDHAVNHHVFDALRFRAQAYDQAVSALIEDIHERGLDQRVLVVVTGEFGRTPKINYQPSTGAGNASAPSGTKQPGRDHWPRAFSNLWAGGGIETGRFIGGTDKRGEDAIDRRCGPGDFLSTIYHHLGIDASKVMIKDFNGRPTPIVNHGKPIPELIA; encoded by the coding sequence ATGATCCATCACGATTGTGACGATTGCGGGTCTGAAGAGATTGGCTTACCGCAAGGCCGACGTAGCTTCATGCGAATGGGGCTGGCCGGCATGGCCAGCATCAGCCTTCCCGGCATCCTGCGACTGCGGGCCGCCAGCGCGAACGAGTCGGTCGATCAGGACCCGAAACAGCGATCCGCCGTGATCATGGTCTGGAAGCCCGGCGGTTGTTCCCACATCGATACCTACGATCCGAAACCGCTAGCGACCAGCGAGTATCGCGGACCATTCGGAACGATCCCCACCAAAGTCCCCGGCATGCAGTTCACCGAATTGCTGCCGCGGCAAGCGGCGATCGCCGACAAGTTCACGGTGTTGCGGAGCATGTATCAAGGCGCCGGCGGACACCCCGCCGGATCGATGCAGTTGCTGTCCGGTGACAGCGACACCCGTGACAAACCGAAACCGCGGTTGCCCGATTGGATGTCGGTCGCCAACTACCTGCGGTCGTTGGAAGGCCCGCGGACCAACCCGTTGCCGGCCTATGTCGGCATCAACCCGCCGACGACTTACAACGGCCCGGCCTACCTGGGCGACGCTTACTCGCCGTTTTCGGTGACCGGCGATCCGAATGCGCCCAACTTCGTCGTCCCCAACATCGGCTTGAGCGACAAACGCGAAGTCGAACGTCTGAAACGTCGCACGACGCTGCGGCAGAATCTCGACACGTTGCACCGAGCCTTTGACACCTACGGTGAACTCGGGGCACTCGATCAATTCGAAGCCCAAGCACTGACGTTGTTGACCAACCCGAAAACCAAAGAAGCGTTCGATCTGACACGTGAAGACGACAAGACCCGAGACCGATACGGCAGAAACACGTGGGGGCAACAATTGCTGCTCGCCCGTCGTCTGGTCGAAGCCGGCGTCGATGTATTGACGACCAGCTTGCGAGGCCCGTTGTGCGGACGCGTCAACAACTGGGACGACCACGCGGTCAACCATCACGTCTTCGACGCGCTGCGTTTTCGCGCCCAAGCTTACGACCAAGCGGTTTCCGCATTGATCGAAGACATCCACGAGCGCGGATTGGACCAACGCGTCCTGGTCGTGGTCACCGGCGAGTTCGGTCGCACGCCCAAGATCAACTACCAACCCAGCACCGGCGCCGGAAATGCGAGCGCCCCCTCGGGGACGAAACAACCCGGCCGCGATCACTGGCCACGCGCCTTTTCCAACCTCTGGGCCGGCGGCGGCATCGAGACCGGTCGCTTCATCGGCGGGACCGACAAGCGGGGCGAAGACGCTATCGATCGACGCTGTGGACCCGGCGACTTTTTGTCCACGATCTACCACCACCTCGGAATCGACGCGTCCAAAGTCATGATCAAAGACTTTAACGGACGCCCAACACCGATCGTCAACCACGGCAAACCCATCCCCGAATTGATCGCCTAG
- a CDS encoding Gfo/Idh/MocA family protein has translation MKDIETLERDRRLFLKTGVASMTALGLTNTVRAQETPAAAAPSEKLSIGVMGVNGRGGAIVKGMMASGQVDIAYICDVDERAAERVTKIVNEKQSTKTQSVKDFRRILDDKSVDALICAAPNHWHAPATIMACGAGKHVYVEKPCSYTPAEGEMAVAAARKNDRVVQMGTQRRSWPGIAEAVEKIHGGAIGKTLYSRTWYNNRRGPIGVGKPAEVPSWLDWRLWQGPAPDRPFKDNLVHYNWHWHWHWGNGELGNNGVHGLDVARWGMQVEFPNRVTAGGGKYRHDDDQETPDTMMVTYDFPDGKTITWEGLSWSPLGPHDSGFGVSFHGTEGSIVIRGSGYTQYDIRNKEVASGTGAGGDKDHFDDFISAVRDGHRTNADIEKAHRSTLLCHLGNIAYRTGSVLHTDPTDGRPQDNDAANQLWSREYAKGWEPVV, from the coding sequence ATGAAAGACATCGAGACCTTGGAACGAGACCGTCGCCTGTTTTTAAAGACCGGCGTCGCCTCGATGACCGCCCTTGGCCTGACGAACACCGTGCGTGCCCAAGAGACACCCGCCGCGGCGGCGCCGTCGGAAAAGCTGTCGATCGGTGTGATGGGTGTCAACGGCCGCGGCGGCGCGATCGTCAAGGGCATGATGGCCAGCGGACAAGTCGACATCGCGTATATCTGTGACGTCGATGAGCGGGCGGCTGAACGGGTGACCAAGATTGTCAACGAGAAACAGTCGACGAAGACTCAATCTGTCAAAGACTTTCGCCGCATCCTGGATGACAAATCAGTCGACGCCCTGATCTGCGCCGCACCGAACCATTGGCACGCCCCGGCGACCATCATGGCCTGCGGCGCCGGCAAGCACGTGTACGTCGAAAAACCCTGCAGCTACACGCCGGCCGAAGGCGAGATGGCGGTCGCGGCGGCGCGCAAAAACGATCGCGTCGTGCAGATGGGCACCCAGCGCCGCAGCTGGCCCGGGATCGCCGAAGCGGTCGAAAAAATTCACGGCGGGGCGATCGGAAAGACGCTGTATTCGAGGACCTGGTACAACAACCGACGCGGTCCGATCGGCGTCGGGAAACCGGCCGAGGTTCCCTCCTGGTTGGACTGGCGATTGTGGCAAGGCCCGGCGCCGGATCGTCCCTTCAAAGACAACCTCGTCCACTACAACTGGCACTGGCATTGGCACTGGGGCAACGGCGAACTGGGCAACAACGGCGTCCACGGTTTGGATGTCGCCCGCTGGGGCATGCAAGTCGAATTCCCCAATCGTGTCACCGCCGGCGGTGGAAAGTATCGCCACGACGATGACCAGGAAACCCCCGACACGATGATGGTCACCTATGACTTTCCCGACGGCAAAACCATCACCTGGGAAGGCCTCAGTTGGTCGCCACTGGGACCGCACGACTCGGGATTCGGCGTCAGTTTCCACGGCACCGAAGGATCGATCGTGATCCGCGGTTCGGGATACACCCAGTACGACATACGAAACAAGGAAGTCGCCAGCGGCACCGGCGCCGGCGGCGATAAAGATCACTTCGACGATTTCATCAGCGCCGTTCGTGACGGACACCGCACCAACGCGGACATCGAAAAAGCCCATCGCAGTACCCTGCTCTGCCACCTGGGCAACATCGCCTACCGGACCGGCAGCGTGTTACACACCGACCCGACCGACGGCCGTCCACAAGACAACGACGCCGCGAATCAACTGTGGTCACGAGAGTACGCCAAGGGATGGGAGCCGGTGGTCTGA
- a CDS encoding Gfo/Idh/MocA family protein — MKTNHNSLRRHAHQALAFLFAFSLGIASTAVAQDAASQDAAAAQTTLRIGVIGLDTSHVPAFTKSFNQEPANPEMQNCRVVAAYPYGSRTIESSYSRIPKYTEQMQSMGIEIVDSIDALLDRVDCVLLETNDGKPHLKQALEVFKAGKPVFIDKPVASNLAEVVAIYRAAEHYDVPMFSSSSLRYSDGAQAIRNGKVGAVLGCNAYSPASTEPSHTDLFWYGIHGVESLYTCMGAGCQSVSQTSGEGRELVVGVWSGGRIGTFHGLREGKTGYGGTAFGEKGIAPIGDYGGYKPLVVQIAKFFRTRELPIDPQETIELYAFMEAAAESRKRDGKSVTIAEVMQAAEQAADELLAGQL, encoded by the coding sequence ATGAAAACCAATCACAACTCTCTCCGTCGCCACGCTCACCAGGCCCTGGCGTTCCTGTTCGCATTCAGCCTGGGCATCGCGTCCACCGCCGTGGCACAAGACGCCGCAAGCCAAGACGCCGCAGCGGCGCAAACAACACTCCGCATCGGCGTGATCGGGCTGGACACCTCGCACGTCCCGGCATTCACCAAATCCTTCAACCAGGAACCGGCGAATCCCGAAATGCAAAACTGTCGTGTCGTCGCGGCCTATCCCTACGGCAGCCGGACAATCGAATCGAGTTACAGCCGGATTCCAAAGTACACCGAGCAGATGCAGTCGATGGGCATCGAGATCGTCGATTCGATCGACGCCCTTCTCGACCGCGTCGACTGTGTGTTGTTGGAAACCAACGACGGAAAACCACACTTGAAACAGGCGCTCGAAGTTTTCAAAGCCGGCAAGCCCGTGTTCATCGACAAACCGGTGGCATCGAATCTGGCCGAAGTCGTGGCGATCTATCGCGCGGCGGAACACTATGATGTCCCGATGTTTTCCAGTTCATCACTCCGCTATAGCGACGGTGCGCAGGCGATCCGCAACGGCAAAGTCGGGGCCGTGTTGGGCTGCAACGCCTACAGCCCGGCGTCGACCGAACCGTCCCATACCGATCTGTTCTGGTACGGCATTCACGGCGTCGAATCGTTGTACACCTGCATGGGAGCCGGTTGCCAGTCAGTCAGTCAGACGTCAGGTGAAGGCCGCGAATTGGTCGTCGGCGTCTGGTCGGGCGGACGCATCGGAACTTTTCATGGCCTGCGTGAGGGAAAGACGGGTTACGGCGGAACGGCGTTCGGCGAGAAAGGCATCGCACCGATCGGCGACTACGGCGGTTACAAACCGTTGGTCGTCCAGATCGCCAAGTTCTTCCGCACCCGCGAGCTGCCGATCGATCCGCAGGAAACGATCGAACTGTACGCGTTCATGGAAGCCGCCGCCGAAAGCAGAAAACGCGATGGCAAATCCGTGACGATCGCCGAGGTGATGCAAGCCGCCGAACAAGCAGCCGACGAACTGTTGGCCGGACAACTCTGA
- a CDS encoding S9 family peptidase yields the protein MLTRLAQSPLSIVLSSLLLITLASANDLSFTIARSTAQRGFDGQTCWVHARAGAIPAGVKGNDSDQPLVVMTTQKLLLTGSDIFYRLHQTTSKDSAATWTDLAPIDSFARERVGGESDALPTGASIAPQLLQPGDETTVCDFQPQWHAASQRLLGIGQSVWYRNNRVMHVRPRGIAYAVYDAPAKQWSKWKTVNLPHEPRFQDAGSGSVQRVDLPGGDVLVPFYFKEPTTKQYSTAVCRCRFDGETLHFIEVGNALTVPIKRGLYEPSLTRFGGRFYLTLRNDDRGYVSVSDDGLNFGPPRAWTFDDGSDLGNYNTQQHWVTHSDGLFLVYTRRGADNDHVFRHRAPLFIARIDPETLHVIRDSEQILVPERGARLGNFGVVDVSADETWVTVTEWMQPLGVEKHGSDNSIFVAKLKWSQPNHRAVVSSEHRRPSDELPPYTDPPKAYQDDFGDFRSPLVFADGSQVRNSEDWQRRRAEILSTWQGLLGKWPPLITEPEVEMLDSRQRENFTEHQVRFQWTPNEKTTGYLLVPDGKGPFPAAVTVYYEPETAIGEGNPYRDFALQLARRGFVTLSIGTSDATAAKTYSLYHPSIDDAEVQPLSMLGYAAANAWHVLADRPEVDSKRIGIVGHSFGGKWAMFASCLFDKFACAAWSDPGIVFDQSRPSVNYWEPWYLGYHVKPWRKRGLITDDNPARGLYPRLVAEGHDLHELHALMAPRPFLVSGGSEDPIGRWHALNHSVAVNRILGHSDRVMMTNRPDHSPNADSNEMIYSFFDHWLK from the coding sequence ATGCTCACCCGCCTTGCACAATCCCCGCTATCGATCGTCCTGTCCAGTCTGCTCCTGATCACCCTTGCCAGCGCCAACGACCTCTCCTTCACGATCGCGCGATCGACGGCCCAGCGTGGGTTTGACGGACAGACATGCTGGGTCCATGCCCGTGCCGGGGCGATTCCCGCGGGCGTGAAAGGCAACGATTCGGATCAGCCGCTGGTCGTGATGACGACGCAAAAGCTGTTGCTGACCGGTTCAGACATTTTTTATCGACTGCATCAAACCACTTCGAAAGACTCGGCCGCGACTTGGACAGATCTCGCGCCGATCGACTCGTTCGCCCGCGAGCGGGTCGGCGGAGAGTCAGACGCGCTGCCGACCGGCGCCTCGATCGCGCCGCAACTACTTCAGCCGGGCGATGAAACCACCGTTTGTGACTTTCAACCCCAGTGGCACGCGGCCAGCCAACGGTTGCTCGGCATCGGTCAATCGGTGTGGTACCGCAACAACCGCGTGATGCATGTCCGCCCGCGAGGCATCGCCTACGCCGTCTACGACGCGCCGGCGAAACAGTGGTCGAAATGGAAGACCGTCAATCTGCCCCACGAACCGCGGTTTCAAGATGCCGGATCGGGCAGCGTTCAGCGTGTCGATCTCCCCGGCGGTGACGTCTTGGTGCCGTTCTACTTCAAAGAACCAACGACCAAACAATATTCCACCGCGGTTTGCCGCTGCCGCTTCGACGGTGAAACGTTGCACTTCATCGAAGTCGGCAACGCGCTGACCGTTCCCATCAAGCGGGGACTCTACGAACCCTCGCTGACACGATTCGGCGGTCGTTTTTATCTGACTCTGCGAAACGACGATCGGGGCTACGTCAGCGTCAGCGATGACGGGTTGAACTTCGGGCCGCCGCGTGCTTGGACCTTTGACGACGGCAGCGATCTGGGCAACTACAACACCCAGCAACACTGGGTCACGCACAGCGACGGTTTGTTTTTGGTCTACACGCGACGTGGTGCCGACAACGACCACGTGTTTCGTCATCGAGCGCCCTTGTTCATCGCCCGTATCGACCCGGAAACGCTGCACGTGATTCGCGACAGCGAACAAATCTTGGTGCCCGAGCGTGGCGCGCGGCTGGGCAATTTTGGCGTGGTGGATGTGTCAGCCGATGAAACCTGGGTGACGGTGACCGAGTGGATGCAGCCGTTGGGCGTCGAAAAACACGGCAGCGACAACAGCATCTTTGTTGCCAAGCTGAAATGGAGTCAGCCCAATCATCGCGCAGTCGTCTCATCCGAACATCGCCGACCGAGCGATGAGTTACCCCCTTACACCGATCCTCCGAAAGCCTATCAAGACGACTTCGGTGACTTTCGATCGCCGCTGGTGTTCGCCGACGGTTCCCAGGTCCGAAACTCCGAAGATTGGCAGCGCCGTCGGGCTGAAATCCTTTCGACCTGGCAAGGCCTGCTCGGCAAGTGGCCGCCGCTGATCACCGAACCCGAAGTGGAAATGCTGGACTCTCGGCAGCGTGAGAACTTCACCGAGCATCAAGTGCGTTTTCAGTGGACGCCGAATGAAAAGACAACCGGCTACCTGCTGGTGCCCGACGGCAAGGGCCCATTCCCCGCAGCGGTCACGGTGTACTACGAACCGGAAACCGCGATCGGTGAGGGCAATCCGTATCGTGACTTTGCGTTGCAACTCGCGCGGCGCGGCTTCGTGACCCTGTCGATCGGCACCAGTGATGCCACCGCGGCCAAGACGTATTCGCTCTACCATCCCTCGATCGACGATGCAGAGGTCCAACCGCTGTCGATGCTCGGCTACGCGGCGGCCAACGCCTGGCATGTCTTGGCCGATCGTCCGGAAGTGGATTCCAAGCGGATCGGCATCGTCGGCCATTCCTTCGGCGGCAAGTGGGCGATGTTTGCCTCGTGTCTGTTCGACAAATTCGCCTGCGCCGCATGGTCCGATCCCGGCATCGTGTTCGACCAATCGCGACCGAGTGTGAATTACTGGGAACCCTGGTACCTGGGCTATCACGTCAAACCTTGGCGGAAGCGCGGCTTGATCACGGACGACAACCCGGCCCGCGGCCTCTATCCGCGATTGGTCGCCGAAGGACATGACCTGCACGAGTTGCACGCCTTGATGGCCCCCCGGCCGTTTCTGGTTTCCGGCGGCAGCGAAGACCCGATCGGTCGCTGGCACGCCCTGAATCACTCCGTGGCGGTCAACCGAATCCTCGGCCACAGCGATCGTGTGATGATGACCAATCGCCCCGATCATTCCCCCAACGCCGACTCGAATGAAATGATCTACTCATTCTTCGATCACTGGCTGAAGTAG